From Paenibacillus sp. GP183, one genomic window encodes:
- a CDS encoding cytochrome d ubiquinol oxidase subunit II, protein MSYEILGITVLWIFLYGYLIVASIDFGAGFFSYFAHVTGKKHLVQKVIERYLNPVWEVTNVFLVFFFVGIIGFFPETAYYYGTSLLVPGSVAIILLAIRGAYYAFGNYGQKQNSLYIFLYGASGLLIPASLSTVLTISEGGFMTVTDGKIVFLFSKLFTSTYSWSVVLLALVSVLYISAMFLTYYAAKAKDDGALIIVRGYALGWAPPTILCSLLVFFAINQHNPGHYANMLSLSWMFVASFLCFLIAIYLVWNKTAYGWAFILVMLQFAFAFFGYGASHLPYVLYPYITIHRNITSDAMAISLITAFIAGLCLLIPSIYLLMRLFLFNAGYVQGNSKKGD, encoded by the coding sequence ATGAGTTACGAAATCCTGGGAATTACAGTGCTTTGGATTTTCCTGTACGGCTATCTCATCGTGGCTTCGATTGATTTTGGCGCCGGGTTCTTTAGTTATTTTGCCCATGTGACCGGTAAAAAGCATTTAGTTCAAAAGGTCATTGAGCGGTATCTCAATCCCGTGTGGGAAGTAACCAATGTGTTCCTTGTTTTCTTCTTCGTGGGGATTATCGGTTTCTTTCCGGAAACGGCCTATTACTATGGAACCTCTCTGCTCGTTCCGGGCAGCGTAGCGATCATCCTGCTTGCCATTCGGGGTGCCTATTATGCTTTCGGAAACTACGGTCAAAAACAAAACAGCTTGTACATCTTCCTCTATGGAGCAAGCGGTTTACTGATCCCTGCCTCTCTTTCGACCGTCCTGACTATTTCGGAAGGCGGGTTTATGACGGTAACGGACGGCAAAATTGTCTTCTTGTTCTCCAAGCTTTTCACAAGTACCTATTCCTGGTCGGTAGTCCTACTTGCACTCGTCAGCGTTCTTTACATTTCAGCCATGTTCCTAACTTATTATGCGGCAAAAGCGAAGGATGACGGCGCGCTCATCATTGTTCGCGGTTATGCCCTGGGTTGGGCTCCACCAACGATACTTTGCAGCCTGCTCGTCTTCTTCGCGATCAATCAGCACAATCCCGGTCATTATGCGAACATGCTGAGCCTCTCCTGGATGTTCGTGGCTTCCTTCCTTTGTTTCTTAATAGCCATTTACCTGGTATGGAACAAAACGGCATATGGCTGGGCGTTCATCCTGGTGATGCTGCAGTTTGCGTTCGCATTCTTTGGATATGGCGCCTCGCACCTGCCTTATGTACTGTATCCGTACATCACCATACATCGGAATATCACCAGTGACGCCATGGCGATTTCCTTGATTACAGCGTTTATCGCCGGCTTATGTCTGCTTATTCCGTCCATATATCTGCTGATGCGGCTTTTCCTCTTTAATGCCGGATATGTACAAGGCAACTCAAAGAAAGGAGATTGA
- a CDS encoding Gfo/Idh/MocA family oxidoreductase, with amino-acid sequence MSKTYRIAIIGCGGIANGKHMPSLSKLKNVEMVAFCDIVVEKAKEAAEKYGKGESKVYENYKEVLKDSSIDIVHVCTPNDAHAEIAIAALEAGKHVMCEKPMAKTAADARLMVAAAKRSGKKLTIGYNNRFRPDSQHLHKLCEDGELGEIYFAKAHAIRRRAVPTWGVFLDEEKQGGGPLIDIGTHALDLTLWMMNNYKPKVVLGTSYHKLSQRENAANAWGPWDPAKFTVEDSAFGMITMENGATIILESSWALNSLEVDEAKCSLSGTEGGADMKGGLRINGENNSRLYTTEVELKAGGVAFYDGKKDSDADLEMRMWIQAIENDTDPIVTPEQACVVSEILEAIYESAKTGKAVYFNQ; translated from the coding sequence ATGTCAAAAACGTATCGAATCGCGATTATCGGCTGCGGCGGAATTGCCAATGGCAAGCATATGCCCAGCTTAAGCAAGCTCAAGAATGTAGAAATGGTAGCCTTCTGCGATATCGTTGTGGAAAAAGCAAAGGAAGCCGCAGAGAAGTATGGTAAAGGTGAGAGTAAAGTTTATGAGAACTACAAAGAGGTCTTGAAAGACTCATCTATTGATATCGTCCATGTTTGTACGCCGAACGATGCTCATGCCGAAATTGCAATTGCTGCGCTGGAAGCAGGGAAGCATGTAATGTGTGAAAAGCCGATGGCCAAAACGGCGGCAGATGCCCGTCTTATGGTGGCAGCGGCAAAACGCTCCGGCAAAAAGCTGACGATCGGTTATAACAATCGGTTCCGTCCAGACAGCCAACATCTACATAAGCTCTGTGAGGATGGGGAGCTCGGCGAGATTTATTTTGCCAAGGCTCATGCCATTCGCCGCCGCGCGGTTCCCACCTGGGGCGTTTTCCTGGATGAAGAGAAACAGGGCGGAGGCCCGCTGATCGATATCGGAACGCATGCACTCGATCTGACCTTATGGATGATGAACAACTATAAGCCGAAGGTCGTACTGGGTACCTCTTACCACAAGCTGTCCCAACGCGAAAATGCCGCCAATGCCTGGGGCCCTTGGGATCCAGCGAAGTTCACAGTGGAAGACTCGGCGTTCGGTATGATTACGATGGAAAATGGTGCGACCATTATCCTGGAATCCAGCTGGGCGCTGAACAGTTTGGAAGTGGATGAAGCCAAATGCTCCCTTTCCGGTACAGAAGGCGGAGCTGACATGAAGGGCGGGCTTCGCATTAACGGCGAGAATAACAGCCGCCTTTATACAACTGAAGTCGAGCTGAAGGCCGGCGGGGTTGCTTTCTATGATGGAAAGAAAGATAGTGATGCTGATCTCGAAATGAGAATGTGGATTCAAGCGATTGAGAATGATACGGACCCTATAGTCACACCGGAACAAGCATGTGTAGTATCGGAAATTCTTGAAGCGATTTACGAGTCGGCGAAGACCGGTAAGGCTGTATATTTTAATCAGTAA
- a CDS encoding AraC family transcriptional regulator: MEIYNEKINYENPFLSMHIFQSTRKQDCIGSWHYHKELEMLVVLDGKLDVYIEEELIQLQTDDVVLIGASELHRDRSWKLSGLNYIVFQFDLEHYFDESTIPYLRYFAEAGVSLSQLNYILQDNLSAKQEIVAFVKEIYAEWAAKQQGYEIAVSILIKRILLTLLRNDTRNVLGHKNPADLIRLKPVFAYIEQNLHARIGVEEASKAVNISYYYFVKYFKKVLGISFMDYVNFKKIKKAEKILLTKDISIAQVGEAVGMPNMAHFYKIFKKFNQCSPHEFRKKMLDWSH; this comes from the coding sequence GTGGAGATTTATAATGAAAAGATCAACTATGAAAATCCTTTTTTGTCCATGCACATCTTTCAATCAACCCGTAAACAGGATTGCATAGGAAGCTGGCATTATCATAAGGAGCTGGAAATGCTCGTCGTGCTGGATGGCAAATTGGACGTCTACATCGAAGAAGAGCTGATTCAACTGCAGACCGACGATGTCGTGCTGATTGGCGCATCCGAGCTGCACAGAGATCGTTCCTGGAAGCTGTCGGGTCTGAATTATATCGTCTTTCAGTTTGACCTGGAGCACTATTTTGATGAGAGCACGATTCCCTATTTGCGGTACTTTGCGGAGGCAGGGGTGTCGCTTAGCCAGCTGAATTACATCCTTCAGGATAATCTGTCCGCCAAGCAGGAGATTGTCGCCTTTGTGAAGGAGATTTACGCGGAATGGGCCGCCAAACAGCAAGGCTATGAAATCGCCGTGAGCATTTTGATCAAGAGAATCCTGTTGACGCTCCTCAGAAATGATACCCGAAACGTGCTGGGCCACAAAAATCCTGCCGATTTGATCCGCTTGAAGCCCGTGTTTGCCTACATCGAGCAGAACCTGCATGCCCGAATCGGAGTTGAGGAAGCTAGCAAAGCGGTGAATATCAGCTACTACTATTTTGTGAAATATTTCAAAAAAGTACTCGGCATTTCCTTCATGGATTATGTCAATTTCAAAAAGATCAAAAAAGCCGAGAAAATCCTCCTGACCAAAGACATCAGCATCGCTCAGGTTGGAGAAGCCGTCGGGATGCCGAATATGGCGCATTTTTATAAAATTTTCAAGAAGTTCAACCAATGCTCCCCCCACGAATTCCGCAAAAAAATGCTCGATTGGAGCCATTGA
- a CDS encoding response regulator transcription factor: MAQKILVIEDEPTLARLLSYNLSQDGYDTKVIDHGGDGLQEALQQAYDLLILDIMLPGMSGFEVLSKLRQKGNATPVIILTARNAEEEVVQGLKYGADDYITKPFGVAELLARVSAVLRRTQSEEAAADKLKGTEKVITAGDLQIYPEKYEVNLNGDSIPLRPKEFEVLLYLVQRPGVVVTRDDLMNIVWGFDYIGGQRTVDVHVSSLRKKLEMNQQSVQIDSIRGVGYKLVTNTVKK; this comes from the coding sequence ATGGCACAAAAAATTTTGGTGATTGAAGATGAACCCACACTCGCAAGGCTGCTTTCTTACAATCTGTCGCAGGATGGTTATGACACGAAGGTGATCGATCATGGGGGTGATGGATTACAGGAAGCGCTGCAGCAGGCTTATGATTTGCTTATCCTTGATATCATGCTTCCGGGAATGAGCGGCTTTGAGGTATTAAGCAAGCTAAGGCAAAAAGGAAACGCAACACCTGTCATCATCCTTACAGCCCGCAATGCAGAAGAAGAGGTTGTGCAAGGTCTTAAATATGGCGCCGATGATTATATAACGAAGCCATTTGGTGTAGCTGAGCTGCTGGCTCGCGTATCGGCAGTGCTCAGAAGGACACAGTCGGAAGAAGCCGCTGCGGACAAGCTGAAGGGTACGGAAAAGGTGATAACTGCGGGAGATTTGCAGATTTATCCGGAGAAATATGAAGTCAACCTGAACGGGGATTCGATTCCGCTTAGGCCCAAGGAATTCGAAGTGCTGCTCTATCTGGTGCAGCGTCCGGGTGTTGTTGTGACCCGGGATGATCTGATGAATATCGTCTGGGGCTTCGATTATATCGGTGGTCAGCGCACAGTCGATGTGCATGTAAGCTCTCTTCGCAAGAAGCTGGAAATGAATCAGCAATCCGTGCAAATCGACTCGATTCGCGGTGTGGGGTACAAACTAGTAACGAATACGGTGAAAAAATAA
- the pnpS gene encoding two-component system histidine kinase PnpS, which produces MMKFRLKLTLILTVLIACSMLTAGIFMARLLAQSHMNALQNNMTRELKIIEVTGDWSLNGPESALIETYTAKSKRIKEFTSATLTFIRADGKVLGDSDQDPAMMDNQLQTPEIQQARTEGYGFKTRYSDTLNENMLYAAIPIMNGKEITSYLRLAIGLEQVDAAVRQLWYFLILGLLLLLLIAAYVSYRIAKSITRPMEQITRVAKQITDMNYKARVNTKSNDEIGQLGHAINVMADSLQLQMNHIQENESRLTGVLENMVSGVMMIDREERIVLLNPSAEEILGFSSQELLGKKYKEAKQQFEFTKLIEESIEGREHIRDEMIFYFPTERILEINLNPISQVGEEWSGVLIVLHDITAVRRLERMRSEFVANVSHELKTPIAAVKGFAETLLAGALNDKETAKSFLQIIFDESERLNRLIGDILELSKIESKRIPLHFSPVHMAEFIEKSLNMMSTEAKKKGIVLSAEVDEDVYLEADEDRLRQIFINLLSNGISYTQDGGKVKVRVEQISMNMDGEYERLRIVVSDTGIGIPKKDLPRIFERFYRVDKARSRISGGTGLGLSIVKHLVELHKGTIRVESEVGMGTKFIIDLPVIH; this is translated from the coding sequence ATGATGAAGTTCCGTTTAAAGCTGACTTTGATTTTAACCGTGCTGATTGCCTGCTCGATGCTGACGGCAGGGATTTTTATGGCCAGATTGTTGGCGCAATCGCATATGAATGCACTCCAAAATAATATGACGCGGGAGCTTAAGATCATTGAGGTGACGGGGGACTGGAGTCTGAATGGTCCGGAGAGTGCGTTAATTGAAACTTATACAGCGAAGTCCAAGCGGATTAAGGAGTTCACGTCGGCAACTCTGACTTTTATTCGCGCGGATGGCAAGGTACTTGGCGATTCGGATCAGGATCCCGCAATGATGGACAATCAACTGCAGACTCCGGAAATTCAGCAAGCTCGCACAGAGGGGTATGGCTTTAAGACACGATACAGCGACACGTTGAATGAAAATATGCTCTATGCAGCAATACCGATTATGAACGGTAAGGAGATTACCAGTTATCTGAGGCTTGCGATCGGTTTGGAGCAAGTGGACGCGGCTGTTCGCCAGTTGTGGTATTTCTTAATCCTCGGGCTGCTTCTGCTGCTCCTGATAGCGGCGTATGTCAGCTACCGGATTGCCAAAAGCATTACGAGACCGATGGAACAAATTACAAGAGTAGCGAAGCAAATCACCGACATGAATTATAAGGCCAGGGTCAATACGAAAAGCAACGATGAAATCGGCCAGCTTGGACATGCGATTAACGTGATGGCCGACAGCTTGCAGCTGCAAATGAACCATATTCAGGAAAACGAGAGCCGGTTGACCGGGGTATTGGAAAATATGGTGAGCGGGGTCATGATGATTGACCGCGAAGAGCGTATCGTGCTGCTCAATCCCTCTGCAGAAGAAATTCTCGGATTCTCCTCCCAGGAGCTGCTTGGCAAAAAGTATAAGGAAGCCAAGCAGCAATTTGAGTTTACCAAGCTGATCGAAGAGAGTATTGAAGGAAGGGAACACATCCGCGATGAGATGATTTTTTATTTTCCGACAGAGCGGATTTTGGAAATCAACCTGAACCCGATCTCGCAGGTGGGCGAGGAATGGTCAGGTGTGCTGATTGTGCTGCACGATATTACGGCCGTTCGCCGGCTGGAGCGGATGCGCAGCGAGTTTGTGGCGAATGTGTCGCATGAATTGAAGACGCCGATAGCCGCGGTGAAGGGATTTGCGGAAACGTTGCTGGCGGGTGCGCTGAATGATAAAGAAACGGCCAAATCGTTTCTACAGATTATTTTTGACGAGAGCGAGCGGCTTAATCGTTTGATTGGCGACATTCTGGAGCTTTCCAAAATCGAATCGAAGCGGATCCCGCTGCATTTTTCCCCGGTTCATATGGCGGAATTTATTGAGAAGTCGCTTAACATGATGAGTACGGAAGCTAAAAAGAAAGGCATTGTGCTGAGTGCGGAGGTCGATGAGGATGTTTATTTGGAAGCGGACGAGGATCGGCTGCGGCAGATTTTCATCAATTTGCTTTCCAACGGAATCAGCTATACGCAGGACGGCGGCAAGGTTAAGGTGCGTGTCGAGCAGATCTCCATGAACATGGACGGGGAGTATGAGCGGCTCCGAATCGTGGTCTCGGATACCGGGATCGGGATACCGAAGAAGGATTTACCGCGAATCTTTGAGCGATTCTATCGGGTGGATAAGGCGCGATCCCGAATTTCCGGCGGAACTGGATTGGGCCTGTCGATCGTGAAGCATCTGGTCGAGCTGCACAAGGGGACGATTCGGGTTGAAAGTGAAGTCGGCATGGGCACGAAATTTATCATCGATCTGCCAGTGATTCATTAA
- a CDS encoding fumarate hydratase → MQYFKKSVYDLIVETSTNLPADVRRAVQAAKEREDQGTRSALSLSTIADNIQMAESNVSPICQDTGMPTFIIHCPVGANQIIMKKQILEAVAEATANSKLRSNSVDSLTGANTGDNLGPGTPVIHFEQWERDDVEVKLILKGGGCENKNIQYSLPTELEGLGKAGRDLDGIRKCIMHAVYQAQGQGCSAGFIGVGIGGDRTSGYELAKQQLFRHVEDVNPIDELRRLEAYVLEHANTLGIGTMGFGGQVTLLGCKVGVANRLPASFFVSVAYNCWAYRRQGVVLDATTGAIQSWVYESGTDVPMHTPQAEPAAAGADSAGQPERREIVLQTPISEEQVRSLRVGDVVVINGMMHTGRDAIHKYLMDHDTDVDLNGAALYHCGPVMSKDQSGEWHVMAAGPTTSIREEPYQGDIIKKFGIRAVIGKGGMGPKTLKALQEHGAVYLNAIGGAAQYYARCFTKVEGVDYMEFGVPEAMWHLQTEGFAAIVTMDSQGNSLHAEVEKDSLQKLSALKEPVFV, encoded by the coding sequence ATGCAATATTTTAAAAAGAGTGTGTATGATCTCATTGTAGAAACTTCTACAAATCTGCCCGCTGATGTAAGGCGTGCTGTTCAAGCAGCGAAAGAGCGGGAGGACCAAGGCACGCGTTCCGCCCTGTCGTTATCGACAATTGCCGATAATATTCAAATGGCCGAAAGCAATGTATCTCCAATTTGCCAGGATACAGGCATGCCTACATTTATTATACACTGTCCCGTTGGGGCAAACCAAATCATTATGAAAAAGCAGATCCTTGAAGCGGTAGCCGAGGCTACGGCAAATAGTAAGCTGCGTTCCAATTCGGTAGATTCGTTAACCGGGGCGAATACGGGTGATAATCTGGGACCTGGAACGCCTGTAATCCATTTTGAGCAATGGGAACGGGACGATGTAGAAGTGAAGCTGATTTTGAAGGGCGGCGGCTGCGAGAACAAGAATATCCAGTACAGCCTCCCCACTGAGCTTGAAGGCTTGGGCAAAGCGGGACGCGACCTGGATGGCATCCGCAAATGCATCATGCATGCGGTCTATCAAGCGCAAGGCCAGGGCTGCAGCGCCGGTTTTATCGGTGTCGGCATCGGCGGCGACCGGACGAGCGGCTATGAGCTTGCGAAGCAGCAGCTGTTCCGCCACGTCGAAGACGTAAACCCGATCGACGAGCTTCGCAGGCTCGAAGCGTACGTGCTTGAGCACGCCAATACACTCGGCATCGGTACGATGGGCTTCGGCGGGCAGGTGACGCTGCTGGGCTGTAAGGTTGGCGTAGCCAACCGGCTCCCGGCCAGCTTTTTTGTCTCTGTGGCCTACAACTGCTGGGCCTATCGCCGCCAAGGCGTGGTTCTGGATGCGACTACGGGCGCTATCCAGAGCTGGGTGTATGAAAGCGGCACGGATGTGCCGATGCATACACCTCAGGCGGAGCCTGCGGCAGCCGGAGCCGACAGCGCCGGGCAGCCGGAGCGCCGGGAAATTGTGCTGCAGACGCCAATTTCCGAGGAGCAGGTTCGCAGCCTCCGTGTCGGCGATGTGGTGGTCATCAACGGCATGATGCATACAGGCCGCGATGCGATACACAAGTATCTGATGGATCATGATACGGATGTGGATTTGAACGGTGCCGCCCTGTACCACTGCGGCCCGGTGATGAGCAAGGATCAGAGCGGCGAATGGCACGTCATGGCGGCCGGACCGACGACGAGCATCCGCGAGGAGCCTTATCAAGGCGACATCATCAAGAAGTTCGGCATCCGCGCTGTAATCGGCAAAGGCGGAATGGGGCCTAAGACGTTAAAAGCGCTGCAGGAGCATGGCGCTGTGTATTTGAATGCCATAGGCGGTGCTGCACAGTACTATGCGAGGTGTTTCACTAAGGTAGAAGGCGTAGACTATATGGAATTCGGGGTCCCTGAAGCGATGTGGCATTTGCAAACCGAAGGTTTTGCGGCCATCGTCACCATGGACTCCCAGGGGAACAGCCTGCATGCCGAGGTAGAGAAGGACTCCCTGCAAAAATTGTCTGCTCTGAAAGAGCCCGTTTTTGTTTAG
- the yfbR gene encoding 5'-deoxynucleotidase codes for MTSDFFAYMYRLRYIERWSLMRNTVKENVAEHSFHVAILTHALCTIANEVFKRDIATNEAVSMALFHDVTEVFTGDIPTPVKHQNPEILSNFRKIEEISADKLFSMLPPELQPMYKPLVTGKSDQTELRRFVKAADLLDAYLKCVTELSAGNREFGTAKKQIEQTIQEMAMPEVNYFLTHLAPSLEKTLDELSH; via the coding sequence ATGACAAGTGACTTTTTTGCTTATATGTATCGACTTCGCTATATTGAACGCTGGAGTCTCATGCGTAATACGGTCAAGGAAAATGTGGCCGAGCATTCTTTCCATGTAGCCATTCTGACTCATGCGCTCTGCACCATTGCCAATGAGGTTTTCAAGAGAGACATTGCTACGAATGAAGCGGTTTCCATGGCACTCTTTCACGATGTGACCGAAGTGTTCACAGGGGACATCCCCACACCGGTCAAGCATCAAAATCCCGAAATACTTTCCAATTTTCGCAAAATTGAAGAGATTTCCGCAGATAAGCTGTTCTCGATGCTTCCTCCGGAGCTTCAACCTATGTATAAGCCCTTGGTCACTGGCAAATCAGATCAAACCGAGCTCCGACGCTTTGTAAAAGCCGCTGATCTCCTGGACGCATACCTCAAATGTGTGACCGAGCTATCAGCCGGAAATCGCGAATTCGGGACCGCAAAAAAACAAATCGAGCAGACCATTCAAGAGATGGCCATGCCCGAAGTGAATTATTTTCTGACTCATTTGGCACCAAGCCTGGAAAAAACACTTGATGAATTATCCCATTAA